The following proteins are co-located in the Escherichia fergusonii ATCC 35469 genome:
- the hemA gene encoding glutamyl-tRNA reductase, with product MTLLALGINHKTAPVSLRERVSFSPDKLDQALDSLLAQPMVQGGVVLSTCNRTELYLSVEEQDNLQEALIRWLCDYHNLNEEDLRKSLYWHQDNDAVSHLMRVASGLDSLVLGEPQILGQVKKAFADSQKGHMKASELERMFQKSFSVAKRVRTETDIGASAVSVAFAACTLARQIFESLSTVTVLLVGAGETIELVARHLREHKVQKMIIANRTRERAQILADEVGAEVIALSDIDERLREADIIISSTASPLPIIGKGMVERALKSRRNQPMLLVDIAVPRDVEPEVGKLANAYLYSVDDLQSIISHNLAQRKAAAVEAETIVAQETSEFMSWLRAQSASETIREYRSQAEHIRDELTAKALAALEQGGDAQAIMQDLAWKLTNRLIHAPTKSLQQAARDGDNERLNILRDSLGLE from the coding sequence ATGACCCTTTTAGCGCTCGGTATTAACCATAAAACGGCACCTGTATCGCTGCGAGAACGTGTATCGTTTTCGCCGGACAAACTTGATCAGGCGCTGGACAGCCTGCTCGCGCAGCCGATGGTGCAGGGCGGTGTGGTGCTGTCGACGTGTAACCGCACTGAGCTTTATCTTAGCGTCGAAGAGCAGGACAACCTGCAAGAGGCGTTAATCCGCTGGCTTTGCGATTATCACAATCTTAATGAAGAAGATCTGCGTAAAAGCCTCTACTGGCATCAGGATAACGACGCTGTCAGCCATTTAATGCGTGTTGCCAGTGGTCTGGATTCACTGGTTCTCGGGGAGCCGCAGATCCTCGGTCAGGTTAAAAAAGCGTTTGCCGATTCGCAAAAAGGTCATATGAAGGCCAGCGAACTGGAACGCATGTTCCAGAAATCTTTCTCTGTCGCGAAACGCGTTCGCACTGAAACAGATATCGGTGCCAGTGCTGTGTCTGTCGCTTTTGCGGCTTGTACGCTGGCGCGGCAGATCTTTGAATCGCTCTCTACGGTGACGGTACTGCTGGTTGGTGCGGGCGAAACCATCGAGCTGGTGGCTCGTCATCTGCGCGAACACAAAGTACAGAAGATGATTATCGCCAACCGCACTCGCGAACGTGCCCAAATTCTGGCAGATGAAGTCGGCGCGGAAGTGATTGCCCTGAGCGATATCGACGAGCGTCTGCGCGAAGCCGATATAATCATCAGTTCCACCGCCAGCCCGTTGCCGATTATCGGGAAAGGCATGGTTGAGCGCGCATTAAAAAGCCGTCGCAACCAACCGATGCTGCTGGTGGATATTGCCGTTCCACGCGATGTTGAGCCGGAAGTAGGTAAACTGGCGAATGCTTATCTTTATAGCGTTGACGATCTGCAAAGCATTATTTCGCATAACCTGGCGCAGCGTAAAGCTGCAGCTGTGGAAGCTGAAACGATTGTTGCTCAGGAAACCAGCGAGTTTATGTCCTGGTTACGCGCACAAAGTGCCAGCGAAACCATTCGTGAATATCGCAGCCAGGCTGAGCATATCCGTGATGAATTGACCGCCAAAGCATTAGCCGCTCTTGAGCAGGGCGGCGACGCGCAAGCCATAATGCAGGATCTGGCATGGAAACTGACTAACCGCCTGATCCATGCGCCAACGAAATCACTTCAACAGGCCGCCCGTGACGGGGACAACGAACGCCTGAATATTCTGCGCGACAGCCTCGGGCTGGAGTAG
- the kdsA gene encoding 3-deoxy-8-phosphooctulonate synthase, which produces MKQKVVSIGDINVANDLPFVLFGGMNVLESRDLAMRICEHYVTVTQKLGIPYVFKASFDKANRSSIHSYRGPGLEEGMKIFQELKQTFGVKIITDVHEPSQAQPVADVVDVIQLPAFLARQTDLVEAMAKTGAVINVKKPQFVSPGQMGNIVDKFKEGGNDKVILCDRGANFGYDNLVVDMLGFSVMKKVSGNSPVIFDVTHALQCRDPFGAASGGRRAQVTELARAGMAVGLAGLFIEAHPDPEHAKCDGPSALPLAKLEPFLKQMKAIDELVKGFEELDTSK; this is translated from the coding sequence ATGAAACAAAAAGTGGTTAGCATTGGCGATATTAACGTGGCGAATGACCTGCCATTTGTACTGTTTGGTGGTATGAATGTGCTGGAATCCCGTGATCTGGCAATGCGAATTTGTGAACACTATGTCACCGTGACTCAAAAACTCGGTATTCCTTATGTGTTCAAGGCCTCTTTTGATAAAGCCAACCGTTCTTCGATTCACTCTTATCGTGGACCCGGTCTGGAAGAAGGGATGAAAATCTTCCAGGAACTGAAACAAACTTTTGGCGTGAAAATTATCACCGACGTTCACGAACCAAGCCAGGCACAGCCAGTTGCTGATGTGGTTGACGTGATCCAGCTTCCGGCGTTTCTTGCCCGCCAGACCGATCTGGTGGAAGCAATGGCGAAAACCGGCGCTGTCATTAACGTTAAAAAACCGCAGTTCGTAAGTCCAGGCCAGATGGGTAACATTGTTGATAAATTCAAAGAAGGCGGTAACGACAAAGTTATTCTTTGTGATCGTGGTGCTAACTTTGGTTATGACAACCTGGTAGTGGACATGCTCGGTTTCAGCGTAATGAAGAAAGTCTCCGGTAATTCTCCGGTCATCTTCGACGTTACTCATGCTCTGCAATGCCGTGATCCGTTTGGTGCTGCTTCTGGCGGTCGTCGTGCGCAGGTCACTGAACTGGCGCGTGCAGGTATGGCGGTAGGACTGGCAGGTTTGTTTATTGAAGCTCACCCGGATCCGGAACATGCGAAATGCGATGGTCCATCCGCATTGCCGTTGGCAAAACTTGAGCCGTTCCTCAAGCAGATGAAAGCAATTGATGAACTGGTGAAAGGTTTCGAAGAACTGGATACCAGCAAGTAA
- the prfA gene encoding peptide chain release factor 1, whose translation MKPSIVAKLEALHERHEEVQALLGDAQTIADQERFRALSREYAQLSDVSRCFTDWQQVQEDIETAQMMLDDPEMREMAQDELREAKEKSEQLEQQLQVLLLPKDPDDERNAFLEVRAGTGGDEAALFAGDLFRMYSRYAEARRWRVEIMSASEGEHGGYKEIIAKISGDGVYGRLKFESGGHRVQRVPATESQGRIHTSACTVAVMPELPDAELPDINPADLRIDTFRSSGAGGQHVNTTDSAIRITHLPTGIVVECQDERSQHKNKAKALSVLGARIHAAEMAKRQQAEASTRRNLLGSGDRSDRNRTYNFPQGRVTDHRINLTLYRLDEVMEGKLDMLIEPIIQEHQADQLAALSEQE comes from the coding sequence ATGAAGCCTTCTATCGTTGCCAAACTGGAAGCCCTGCATGAACGCCATGAAGAAGTTCAGGCGCTGCTGGGTGATGCGCAAACCATCGCTGACCAGGAACGTTTTCGCGCATTATCTCGTGAATATGCGCAGTTAAGTGATGTTTCGCGCTGTTTCACCGACTGGCAACAAGTTCAGGAAGATATCGAAACCGCACAGATGATGCTCGACGATCCTGAAATGCGTGAGATGGCGCAGGATGAACTGCGCGAAGCAAAAGAAAAAAGCGAGCAACTGGAACAGCAATTACAGGTTCTGTTACTGCCAAAAGATCCTGATGACGAACGTAACGCCTTCCTCGAAGTCCGTGCCGGAACCGGCGGCGACGAAGCGGCGCTGTTCGCTGGTGATCTGTTCCGTATGTACAGCCGTTACGCCGAAGCCCGCCGCTGGCGTGTAGAAATCATGAGCGCCAGCGAAGGTGAACATGGCGGTTATAAAGAGATCATCGCAAAAATTAGCGGTGATGGTGTGTATGGTCGTTTGAAATTTGAATCCGGCGGTCATCGCGTGCAGCGAGTTCCGGCCACGGAATCACAGGGTCGTATTCATACTTCTGCTTGTACTGTTGCGGTAATGCCAGAACTGCCTGACGCAGAACTGCCGGATATTAACCCGGCAGATTTGCGTATTGATACTTTCCGCTCTTCAGGGGCGGGTGGTCAGCACGTTAACACCACTGATTCGGCAATCCGTATTACCCACTTGCCGACCGGGATTGTTGTTGAATGTCAGGACGAACGTTCACAACATAAAAACAAAGCTAAAGCACTTTCAGTACTCGGTGCTCGCATCCACGCAGCAGAAATGGCAAAACGCCAACAGGCCGAAGCGTCTACTCGCCGTAACCTGCTGGGGAGTGGCGATCGCAGCGACCGTAACCGTACTTACAACTTCCCGCAGGGGCGCGTTACCGATCACCGCATCAACCTGACGCTCTACCGCCTGGATGAAGTGATGGAAGGTAAGCTGGATATGCTGATTGAACCGATTATCCAGGAACATCAGGCCGACCAACTGGCGGCGTTGTCCGAGCAGGAATAA
- the prs gene encoding ribose-phosphate diphosphokinase gives MPDMKLFAGNATPELAQRIANRLYTSLGDAAVGRFSDGEVSVQINENVRGGDIFIIQSTCAPTNDNLMELVVMVDALRRASAGRITAVIPYFGYARQDRRVRSARVPITAKVVADFLSSVGVDRVLTVDLHAEQIQGFFDVPVDNVFGSPILLEDMLQLNLDNPIVVSPDIGGVVRARAIAKLLNDTDMAIIDKRRPRANVSQVMHIIGDVAGRDCVLVDDMIDTGGTLCKAAEALKERGAKRVFAYATHPIFSGNAANNLRNSVIDEVVVCDTIPLSDEIKSLPNVRTLTLSGMLAEAIRRISNEESISAMFEH, from the coding sequence GTGCCTGATATGAAGCTTTTTGCTGGTAACGCCACCCCGGAACTAGCACAACGTATTGCCAACCGCCTGTACACTTCACTCGGCGACGCCGCTGTAGGTCGCTTTAGCGACGGCGAAGTCAGTGTACAAATCAACGAAAATGTACGCGGTGGTGATATTTTCATCATCCAGTCCACTTGTGCCCCTACTAACGACAACCTGATGGAATTAGTCGTTATGGTTGATGCCCTGCGTCGTGCTTCCGCAGGTCGTATCACCGCTGTTATCCCCTACTTTGGCTATGCGCGCCAGGACCGTCGCGTCCGTTCCGCTCGTGTACCAATCACTGCGAAAGTGGTTGCAGACTTCCTCTCCAGCGTCGGTGTTGACCGTGTGCTGACAGTGGATCTGCACGCTGAACAGATTCAGGGTTTCTTCGACGTTCCGGTTGATAACGTATTTGGTAGCCCGATCCTGCTGGAAGACATGCTGCAGCTGAATCTGGATAACCCGATTGTGGTTTCTCCGGATATCGGCGGCGTTGTGCGTGCCCGCGCTATCGCTAAGCTGCTGAACGATACCGATATGGCAATCATCGACAAACGTCGTCCGCGTGCGAACGTTTCCCAGGTGATGCATATCATCGGTGACGTTGCAGGTCGTGACTGCGTACTGGTCGATGATATGATCGACACTGGCGGTACGCTGTGTAAAGCTGCAGAAGCTCTGAAAGAACGTGGTGCTAAACGTGTATTTGCGTACGCAACTCACCCGATCTTCTCTGGCAACGCAGCGAACAACCTGCGTAACTCTGTAATTGATGAAGTCGTTGTCTGCGATACCATTCCGCTGAGCGATGAAATCAAATCACTGCCGAACGTGCGTACTCTGACCCTGTCAGGTATGCTGGCCGAAGCGATTCGTCGTATCAGCAACGAAGAATCGATCTCTGCCATGTTCGAACATTAA
- the chaA gene encoding sodium-potassium/proton antiporter ChaA has protein sequence MTQAHEAVKTRHKETSLIFPVVALAVLMLWGNSQSLPVVIGINALALIGILSSAFSVVRHADVLAHRLGEPYGSLILSLSVVILEVSLISALMATGDAAPTLMRDTLYSIIMIVTGGLVGFSLLLGGRKFATQYMNLFGIKQYLIALFPLAIIVLVFPMALPGANFSTGQALLVALISAAMYGVFLLIQTKTHQSLFVYEHEDDSDDDDPHHGKPSAHSSLWHAIWLIVHLIAVIAVTKMNASPLETLLTSMNAPVAFTGFLVALLILSPEGLGALKAVLNNQVQRAMNLFFGSVLATISLTVPVVTLIAFLTGNELVFGLGAPEMVVMVASLVLCHISFSTGRTNVLNGAAHLALFAAYLMTIFA, from the coding sequence ATGACACAAGCCCATGAGGCGGTGAAAACCCGCCATAAGGAGACCTCTCTCATTTTCCCGGTAGTGGCACTGGCAGTGCTGATGCTATGGGGAAACAGTCAGTCACTACCAGTGGTTATCGGAATAAATGCGCTTGCCCTTATAGGTATTTTAAGCAGTGCATTTAGTGTTGTCCGTCATGCGGACGTATTAGCACACCGTCTTGGCGAGCCCTACGGCTCATTGATTCTGAGTCTTTCGGTTGTCATTCTGGAAGTCAGTTTAATCTCAGCATTAATGGCAACAGGTGATGCTGCCCCGACATTAATGCGCGACACACTTTATTCAATCATCATGATTGTAACCGGCGGTCTTGTCGGATTTTCATTATTGTTGGGCGGACGTAAATTCGCTACGCAATATATGAATTTGTTTGGCATTAAACAGTATCTGATTGCACTTTTTCCGCTGGCAATCATTGTGCTGGTATTTCCAATGGCTTTACCCGGCGCGAATTTCTCAACGGGCCAGGCACTGTTGGTTGCTTTAATTTCTGCGGCCATGTACGGCGTATTTTTGCTGATTCAAACGAAAACGCATCAAAGCCTGTTTGTTTATGAGCATGAAGATGACAGCGATGATGATGATCCGCATCATGGGAAACCGTCAGCACACAGCAGCCTCTGGCATGCTATTTGGCTGATCGTACATCTGATTGCTGTTATTGCCGTCACGAAAATGAATGCCAGTCCGCTGGAAACATTGCTTACCAGCATGAATGCTCCTGTCGCATTTACCGGTTTTTTGGTGGCATTGCTTATTCTTTCGCCTGAAGGGTTGGGCGCTTTAAAAGCAGTCTTGAATAACCAGGTACAACGAGCAATGAATCTGTTCTTTGGCTCCGTGCTGGCGACAATCTCACTGACAGTTCCGGTTGTGACATTAATTGCCTTCTTAACCGGTAATGAGTTGGTGTTTGGTCTGGGCGCACCGGAGATGGTGGTTATGGTGGCATCACTGGTGTTATGCCATATTTCATTCTCTACCGGGCGTACAAATGTGCTTAATGGCGCGGCGCATTTGGCATTGTTTGCTGCTTATTTAATGACAATTTTCGCCTGA
- the sirB1 gene encoding invasion regulator SirB1, protein MKSLADFEFNKAPLCDGMILASENIRKDFPSCYVYDELNRLVSLAQEEIGEFLSQDAQLEKLLALFYGEWGFRQTQGVYRLSDALWLDNVLNKRQGSAVSLGAILLWIANRLGLPLVPVIFPTQLILRIESQDGEMWLINPFNGETLDEHMLEVWLKGNISPDSELFFEDLDEADNSEVIRKLLDTLKSSLIEEDQMELALRTSEALLQFNPQDPYEIRDRGLIYVHLECEHVALNDLNYFIEQCPEDPISEMIRAQINNIAHKHIVLH, encoded by the coding sequence ATGAAATCGTTAGCTGATTTCGAATTTAATAAAGCGCCGCTGTGTGATGGGATGATCCTGGCGTCGGAGAATATCCGCAAGGACTTTCCTTCTTGCTATGTCTACGATGAGCTTAATCGTCTGGTCAGTCTGGCGCAGGAAGAAATTGGTGAATTTCTGTCGCAGGATGCGCAACTGGAAAAACTGTTGGCGCTTTTTTATGGCGAATGGGGATTCCGGCAAACGCAGGGCGTGTATCGTCTGTCAGATGCTTTGTGGCTTGATAACGTCCTGAACAAACGTCAGGGTAGTGCAGTCTCTTTAGGTGCTATTTTGCTGTGGATTGCTAACCGTTTGGGGTTGCCGCTGGTGCCGGTGATTTTCCCTACTCAGTTGATTCTGCGGATTGAATCGCAGGATGGCGAAATGTGGTTAATCAACCCTTTTAACGGCGAAACACTGGATGAGCACATGCTTGAGGTGTGGCTGAAGGGGAATATCAGCCCGGATTCAGAACTGTTTTTTGAGGATCTGGATGAAGCCGATAACAGCGAAGTCATTCGCAAATTGCTCGATACGCTGAAATCTTCATTAATTGAAGAAGATCAGATGGAGCTGGCACTGCGCACCAGTGAAGCGTTATTACAGTTTAATCCGCAAGATCCGTATGAAATTCGTGACCGAGGGTTGATTTATGTTCATCTTGAGTGTGAGCATGTGGCGCTAAATGATTTAAATTATTTCATTGAACAATGTCCGGAAGACCCAATCAGTGAGATGATTCGTGCGCAAATCAATAATATCGCGCATAAACATATTGTATTGCACTAA
- the prmC gene encoding peptide chain release factor N(5)-glutamine methyltransferase, which produces MEYQHWLREAINQLQGSESPRRDAEILLEYVTGRGRTFILAFGETQLTDEQLQQLDALLARRRAGEPVAHLTGQREFWSLPLFVSPATLIPRPDTECLVEQALERLPEQPCRILDLGTGTGAIALALASERPDCEITAVDRMPDAVALAQRNAQHLAIKNIHILQSDWFSALAGQQFAMIVSNPPYIDEQDPHLQQGDVRFEPLTALVAGDHGMADIVHIIEHSRAALAKGGYLLLEHGWQQGAAVRQAFIQAGYSNVETCRDYGGNERITLGRLL; this is translated from the coding sequence ATGGAATATCAACACTGGCTGCGTGAAGCCATTAACCAATTACAGGGAAGCGAAAGCCCACGCCGTGACGCTGAAATCTTATTGGAGTATGTCACTGGCAGGGGGCGAACTTTTATTCTCGCCTTTGGCGAAACGCAACTGACTGATGAACAACTTCAGCAACTTGACGCGCTACTGGCGCGTCGTCGCGCTGGAGAACCTGTCGCCCATTTGACGGGGCAGCGTGAATTCTGGTCACTGCCGTTATTTGTATCGCCAGCCACCTTGATTCCGCGCCCGGACACCGAATGTCTGGTGGAACAGGCACTGGAGCGCCTACCTGAACAACCCTGTCGCATTCTCGATCTCGGTACGGGCACCGGGGCGATTGCGCTTGCGCTTGCCAGCGAGCGCCCGGACTGCGAAATTACCGCTGTAGATCGCATGCCCGATGCTGTCGCTCTGGCACAACGTAATGCGCAGCATCTGGCAATCAAAAATATCCACATTCTGCAAAGCGACTGGTTTAGCGCGCTAGCCGGGCAGCAGTTTGCGATGATTGTCAGTAACCCACCGTATATCGACGAGCAGGACCCGCATCTTCAACAAGGTGACGTGCGCTTTGAGCCACTCACGGCGTTAGTTGCAGGTGATCACGGGATGGCGGATATTGTGCATATTATTGAGCACTCCCGTGCAGCTCTGGCGAAAGGGGGGTATTTATTGCTGGAGCACGGCTGGCAGCAGGGAGCGGCAGTAAGACAGGCATTTATCCAGGCAGGATACAGTAATGTAGAAACCTGCAGGGATTATGGCGGTAATGAACGAATTACCCTCGGACGTTTGCTTTAA
- the chaB gene encoding putative cation transport regulator ChaB has translation MPYKTKSDLPESVKHVLPAHAQDIYKEAFNSAWDQYKDKDDRRDDASREETAHKVAWAAVKNSYEKGEDDKWHKKS, from the coding sequence ATGCCTTATAAAACGAAAAGTGACCTGCCTGAAAGTGTAAAACATGTATTACCCGCCCATGCACAAGACATCTATAAAGAGGCTTTTAATAGCGCATGGGACCAATACAAAGATAAAGATGACCGTCGTGATGATGCCAGTCGTGAAGAAACCGCGCATAAAGTCGCCTGGGCTGCAGTGAAAAATAGTTATGAAAAAGGTGAAGATGACAAATGGCATAAAAAATCGTAA
- a CDS encoding gamma-glutamylcyclotransferase, which yields MLTRDFLINADCKTAFGTIEESLLWSAEQRAASLAATLACRPDEGAVWIFGYGSLMWNPALEYEESCTGTLPGWHRAFCLRLTAGRGTAHQPGRMLALKEGGRTTGVAYRLAEDSLEQELTLLWKREMITGCYLPTWCQLDLDDGRTVNALVFIMDPRHPLYESDTRAQVIAPLIAAACGPLGTNAQYLFALEQELNKLGMQDDGLNDLLVSVRKLVADNFPDGVLRPGFA from the coding sequence GTGTTAACGCGTGATTTCCTAATCAATGCTGATTGCAAAACGGCATTTGGTACTATTGAAGAATCACTATTGTGGTCCGCGGAACAACGTGCGGCCTCGCTGGCAGCAACTCTTGCCTGTCGCCCTGATGAGGGGGCTGTGTGGATCTTCGGTTATGGATCATTGATGTGGAATCCAGCTCTGGAATATGAAGAGTCGTGCACAGGCACACTACCTGGCTGGCATCGTGCCTTTTGTTTGCGGTTAACTGCCGGACGGGGAACTGCGCACCAACCTGGGCGGATGCTTGCGCTAAAAGAGGGCGGACGCACCACCGGTGTTGCCTATCGGTTAGCAGAGGATTCCCTGGAGCAAGAGCTGACACTGTTATGGAAACGCGAAATGATCACCGGGTGTTATTTGCCAACCTGGTGTCAACTTGACCTTGATGACGGCAGAACAGTAAATGCACTGGTATTTATCATGGACCCACGACATCCGCTGTATGAGTCGGACACTCGCGCTCAGGTCATTGCCCCATTGATTGCTGCGGCCTGTGGGCCCCTTGGCACAAATGCGCAATATTTGTTTGCCCTTGAGCAGGAGTTGAACAAGCTGGGAATGCAGGACGATGGCCTCAATGATTTGCTGGTGTCGGTGAGAAAACTGGTGGCGGATAATTTCCCGGATGGCGTGCTACGGCCTGGTTTCGCCTGA
- the ispE gene encoding 4-(cytidine 5'-diphospho)-2-C-methyl-D-erythritol kinase — translation MRTQWPSPAKLNLFLYITGQRADGYHTLQTLFQFLDYGDTISIELRDDGDIRLLTPVEGVEHEDNLIVRAARLLMKTAAASGRLLAGSGANISIDKRLPMGGGLGGGSSNAATVLVALNNLWQCGLSMDELAELGLTLGADVPVFVRGHAAFAEGVGEILTPVDPPEKWYLVAHPGVSIPTPVIFKDPELPRNTPKRSIETLLKCEFSNDCEVIARKRFREVDAVLSWLLEYAPSRLTGTGACVFAEFDTESEARQVLEQAPEWLNGFVAKGVNLSPLHRAML, via the coding sequence ATGCGGACACAGTGGCCCTCTCCGGCAAAACTTAATCTGTTTTTATACATTACCGGTCAGCGTGCGGACGGTTACCACACGCTGCAAACGCTGTTTCAGTTTCTTGATTACGGCGACACTATCAGCATTGAGCTTCGTGACGATGGGGATATTCGCCTGTTAACGCCTGTTGAAGGTGTGGAACACGAAGATAACCTGATCGTTCGCGCAGCACGGTTGCTGATGAAAACAGCAGCCGCCAGCGGGCGACTTCTAGCGGGAAGCGGTGCGAATATCAGTATTGACAAGCGCTTGCCGATGGGCGGCGGTCTTGGCGGTGGCTCATCCAATGCCGCGACGGTTCTGGTGGCGTTAAATAATCTCTGGCAATGCGGGCTAAGCATGGATGAGCTGGCGGAACTGGGGCTGACGCTGGGCGCAGATGTTCCGGTCTTTGTACGTGGTCATGCCGCGTTTGCAGAAGGTGTGGGTGAAATACTAACGCCGGTGGATCCGCCGGAGAAGTGGTATCTGGTGGCGCACCCTGGTGTAAGTATTCCGACTCCGGTGATTTTTAAAGATCCTGAACTCCCGCGCAATACGCCAAAAAGGTCAATAGAAACGTTGCTAAAATGTGAATTTAGCAATGATTGCGAGGTTATCGCAAGAAAACGTTTTCGCGAGGTTGATGCGGTGCTTTCCTGGCTGTTAGAATACGCCCCGTCGCGCCTGACTGGGACAGGAGCCTGTGTCTTTGCTGAATTTGATACAGAGTCTGAAGCCCGCCAGGTGCTAGAGCAAGCCCCGGAATGGCTCAATGGCTTTGTGGCGAAAGGTGTCAATCTTTCCCCATTGCACAGAGCCATGCTTTAA
- the lolB gene encoding lipoprotein insertase outer membrane protein LolB, producing MPLPDFRLIRLLPLASLVLTACTITSPKGPGKSPDSPQWRQHQQDVRNLNQYQTRGAFAYISDQQKVYARFFWQQTGQDRYRLLLTNPLGSTELELNAQPGNVQLVDNKGQRYTADDAEEMIGKLTGMPIPLNSLRQWILGLPGDATDYKLDDQYRLSEITYSQNGKNWKVVYGGYDTKTQPAMPANMELTEGGQRIKLKMDNWIVK from the coding sequence ATGCCCCTGCCTGATTTTCGCCTGATTCGCCTGCTGCCGCTGGCAAGCCTCGTCCTCACAGCTTGTACCATTACTTCCCCGAAAGGTCCTGGTAAAAGCCCGGATTCTCCCCAGTGGCGACAGCATCAGCAAGACGTGCGCAACCTCAATCAATATCAGACGCGCGGCGCGTTCGCTTATATTTCCGACCAGCAGAAAGTGTATGCTCGTTTCTTTTGGCAGCAAACTGGTCAGGATCGTTACCGCTTGTTATTAACGAACCCGCTGGGCAGCACTGAGCTGGAGTTGAATGCTCAGCCTGGCAATGTTCAGTTGGTGGATAATAAGGGTCAGCGCTATACCGCCGATGACGCCGAAGAGATGATTGGTAAACTGACCGGAATGCCCATTCCACTCAACAGCTTACGCCAGTGGATTTTAGGTTTGCCGGGTGATGCGACTGACTACAAACTGGACGACCAGTACCGCCTTAGCGAAATCACCTACAGCCAGAACGGCAAAAACTGGAAAGTTGTTTACGGTGGTTATGACACCAAAACGCAACCTGCGATGCCTGCCAACATGGAACTTACCGAAGGCGGTCAGCGTATCAAGTTAAAAATGGATAACTGGATAGTGAAATAA